GCCGCTGCTTGCGTAAGCAGCGCAATCGCCCACACAGGAACAGTATGATCGCTAACCACCCCGAACGTGAGCAATTTCGCCTGGAAAATGTGCTCTTTGCCCTCGGCAATCCCCTGCGTCTTGCAATAATCAAGCGCCTTGCCGATGGCAGTGAACTGAGCTGCAAATCGCTGCGCCCGCAGGATGTGGCGAAATCCACCATGACGCACCACTGGCGCGTATTGCGCGACAGCGGCGTGGTATGGCAGCGCCCGCAGGGGCGAGAAAATATGATTTCGCT
The nucleotide sequence above comes from Kosakonia sp. H02. Encoded proteins:
- a CDS encoding helix-turn-helix domain-containing protein; translated protein: MIANHPEREQFRLENVLFALGNPLRLAIIKRLADGSELSCKSLRPQDVAKSTMTHHWRVLRDSGVVWQRPQGRENMISLRREDLDICFPGLLDTLLQVMQQEA